A genomic segment from Tuwongella immobilis encodes:
- a CDS encoding bifunctional serine/threonine-protein kinase/ABC transporter substrate-binding protein: MERPKNTGENPTEPQSPPPIADSSDADTNPQLSSGAQTKPGWKSGQGVSARLEINPSLKFLYPPRSEGEIGWLDHYRIKRVLGTGGMGIVLEAEDTHLRRLVAIKVIRPELATDLPIRQRFIREARAMAAIDHPNVISVYQVGLFDLADGSKLPMFVMPLLQGETLEARLVRQEKLLPAEVVIIGWQIADALATIHERGTIHRDIKLANIWLCAPDAQVKLLDFGLARAYNDAMNLSTAAGTMLGTPLFMSPEQIQGKTLDNRSDLFSLGTVLYTTLTGDLPFDGDDLNELMTLIVQHNPTPPRDKVRGVPAELNDLIVSLLQKDPANRPQSAREVAQQLRKMIDKWGLSLSGGQFSVKPLPTTGRVATLIGGGLSRREWILGAGGAALGLGSLGFYLWERNQRPTTIGPARPVGEPIRVGLLFSQQGTTQPLEKPVSEMVTLLFEEINANGGLLGHPIEMISRDGASNERIFAREAERLLKDDRVQVIFGCWSSSSRRTVKPIIEANQSLLIYPSRHEGMERSNHILYTGPCPNQLLMPTIDWAMKSLKKRRFALLGSDFIYSHAAHAVLTDAIEARNGSVVFNDFLPLSAFADVNRLMTQLKQLRGTFDAILNTVTGTANINLYGALHSAGFTPTTTPVIAFGLDEQAITSLDPPDIAGHYVAGNYVSTLDSPLNLDLTKRYQARWGEGRAITDSMASAYAGVQLWLAAVKRAESADPTAVRRALSTTEFDGIDGPGIRLDEDMQHVWKYFRVSEITPDRKLKIVENTGKLIAPEVYPTSRSAKEWEEFLQARYQEWGGSWANRAN; this comes from the coding sequence GATCAATCCCTCGTTAAAATTTCTCTATCCACCCCGCTCCGAAGGCGAAATCGGCTGGCTGGATCATTACCGCATCAAGCGCGTGCTCGGCACCGGCGGCATGGGCATCGTCCTGGAAGCCGAAGATACCCACCTGCGCCGCCTGGTGGCGATCAAAGTCATTCGCCCGGAATTGGCGACCGATCTGCCGATCCGCCAACGCTTCATCCGCGAAGCGCGGGCCATGGCCGCAATCGATCATCCCAACGTGATTTCCGTTTATCAGGTGGGTCTGTTCGATCTCGCCGATGGCAGCAAACTACCAATGTTCGTCATGCCATTATTGCAAGGCGAAACGCTGGAAGCGCGGCTGGTCCGACAGGAAAAATTGCTCCCCGCCGAAGTCGTCATCATCGGCTGGCAAATCGCAGACGCTCTGGCGACCATCCACGAACGTGGCACCATCCACCGCGATATCAAGCTCGCCAACATTTGGCTGTGTGCCCCCGATGCGCAGGTCAAGCTGCTCGATTTCGGCCTCGCTCGTGCCTACAACGATGCGATGAATCTCAGCACGGCTGCTGGCACCATGCTTGGCACGCCGCTGTTCATGTCGCCCGAACAAATTCAGGGGAAAACGCTCGACAATCGCAGCGATCTGTTCAGCCTGGGGACGGTGCTGTACACCACCCTCACCGGCGATCTGCCGTTCGATGGCGACGATCTGAACGAACTGATGACTCTGATTGTGCAGCACAACCCGACACCGCCTCGAGACAAAGTTCGCGGCGTCCCAGCGGAACTCAATGACCTGATTGTGAGCTTGTTGCAGAAAGACCCCGCGAATCGCCCGCAGTCGGCCCGCGAGGTGGCCCAACAGCTTCGGAAGATGATCGACAAGTGGGGGCTTTCGCTTTCCGGCGGTCAATTTAGCGTCAAACCACTGCCGACAACTGGCCGCGTCGCCACGCTCATCGGCGGGGGGCTAAGCCGACGCGAATGGATTCTCGGGGCCGGCGGTGCCGCATTGGGACTGGGCAGCCTGGGATTCTACCTGTGGGAACGCAATCAACGCCCGACGACCATCGGCCCCGCTCGCCCAGTCGGGGAACCGATTCGGGTCGGCTTGCTGTTTTCGCAGCAAGGCACGACGCAGCCCTTGGAAAAACCCGTCAGCGAGATGGTGACCCTGTTGTTCGAGGAAATCAACGCCAACGGCGGGTTACTCGGCCACCCCATCGAGATGATCTCCCGCGACGGCGCATCCAACGAGCGCATTTTCGCCCGCGAAGCGGAACGACTGCTGAAAGACGATCGGGTGCAGGTGATTTTCGGCTGTTGGAGTAGCTCCAGCCGTCGCACGGTCAAGCCAATCATTGAAGCCAATCAATCTCTGCTCATCTATCCATCTCGACACGAAGGGATGGAACGCTCGAATCATATTCTGTATACTGGACCGTGTCCGAATCAGTTGCTGATGCCGACCATCGATTGGGCCATGAAATCGCTGAAGAAGCGACGGTTTGCCCTGCTGGGTTCGGATTTCATCTATTCGCACGCCGCGCATGCGGTGCTGACCGATGCGATTGAAGCCCGCAATGGCAGCGTGGTGTTCAACGATTTTCTGCCGCTCTCCGCATTTGCAGATGTGAATCGGCTGATGACGCAACTGAAGCAGCTTCGCGGCACCTTTGATGCGATTCTGAACACGGTCACCGGAACGGCGAACATCAATCTCTATGGTGCGCTGCACAGTGCCGGCTTCACGCCCACGACCACGCCGGTGATTGCCTTTGGTCTGGACGAACAAGCGATTACCAGCCTGGATCCGCCGGATATTGCCGGGCATTATGTCGCGGGCAATTATGTCTCCACGCTCGATTCGCCGCTGAATCTCGATCTCACGAAACGCTATCAGGCGCGTTGGGGGGAAGGTCGCGCGATCACCGATTCGATGGCGTCTGCCTATGCCGGGGTGCAACTCTGGTTGGCCGCCGTGAAACGCGCGGAATCGGCCGATCCGACAGCGGTGCGGCGGGCGCTCTCCACAACGGAATTCGACGGCATCGATGGTCCGGGCATCCGCCTGGATGAGGACATGCAGCATGTCTGGAAATATTTCCGAGTCAGCGAGATTACCCCGGATCGGAAATTGAAGATTGTCGAGAATACGGGTAAACTCATTGCTCCAGAAGTCTACCCGACAAGCCGCTCCGCGAAAGAGTGGGAGGAATTCCTCCAGGCTCGCTACCAAGAATGGGGCGGCTCCTGGGCGAATCGAGCGAATTAA
- a CDS encoding PH domain-containing protein, protein MADADTAHESVTLPFPRPRSSLPPLSESLSRPPARPQPVLDPAEEDLAWRGFSGWAMLPSFAICSLLSAAVIAAGWYAHQNDWLRIGVTHWMVVGTCSSIWAMQLFRWAYRSITVTVRLTPMHLFRDGGFLYPPQTPIPLANIQDVRTGGSLWDRMLGTGWVEIRSDAEAEPVRLEGIYRPGLFAQQIRQTIHEAEEQRIQSMRVPLSGGRIGGIGEFGSPIG, encoded by the coding sequence ATGGCTGACGCCGACACCGCTCACGAATCGGTCACGCTCCCGTTTCCCCGTCCGCGCTCCAGTCTTCCGCCGCTTTCCGAATCTCTTTCGCGTCCCCCGGCTCGTCCGCAACCCGTTCTCGATCCCGCCGAAGAAGATCTCGCGTGGCGGGGCTTTAGCGGTTGGGCGATGCTGCCGAGTTTTGCGATTTGCAGCCTGCTCAGTGCTGCGGTCATCGCCGCCGGATGGTATGCCCACCAAAACGATTGGCTGCGAATCGGTGTGACGCACTGGATGGTCGTCGGCACCTGCTCGTCGATTTGGGCGATGCAGCTCTTCCGCTGGGCGTATCGCAGCATTACTGTGACGGTTCGCCTGACGCCGATGCACCTGTTTCGGGACGGCGGATTCTTGTACCCGCCGCAGACGCCGATTCCGCTAGCCAACATTCAGGATGTCCGCACGGGTGGTAGCTTGTGGGACCGCATGCTGGGCACCGGTTGGGTCGAGATTCGCAGCGATGCGGAAGCGGAACCCGTGCGACTGGAAGGGATTTATCGTCCGGGGCTGTTTGCCCAGCAAATTCGTCAGACGATTCACGAAGCCGAGGAACAGCGCATCCAATCGATGCGTGTTCCCCTGAGTGGTGGCCGAATCGGGGGCATTGGCGAATTCGGTTCACCGATTGGCTAA
- the pyrF gene encoding orotidine-5'-phosphate decarboxylase, translated as MTPLHFADRLSDAVRRCGNAICLGIDPRWESLPRQFRAIAGEPTLAQVADAFAAFSIRVLELARGKVPVVKPQAAFFEGCGPDGMRALQTVLRTATEMGYQTILDAKRGDIASTATAYADAAFAGTPIGGKPLPVWNADSLTVNPYLGRDAIEPFIQTARASQRGLFILVRTSNPGAGMFQDLDVDGVPLYRHVGEAVAKWADESLGSCGYGDLGAVVGATHPTELAELRRLLPRVWFLVPGYGSQGGAAADVAPAFDSQGLGAVINSSRGLTFPYKPDDPAWESAITQAIDRMIADLANR; from the coding sequence GTGACGCCATTGCATTTTGCCGATCGGTTGAGTGATGCGGTTCGCCGCTGTGGGAACGCGATTTGTCTGGGGATCGACCCCCGTTGGGAGTCGCTGCCTCGGCAGTTTCGGGCCATCGCCGGCGAGCCAACACTCGCTCAGGTGGCCGATGCCTTTGCCGCATTCAGCATCCGCGTGTTGGAATTGGCCCGTGGCAAGGTGCCGGTCGTCAAGCCGCAGGCCGCCTTCTTCGAGGGGTGCGGTCCCGACGGCATGCGGGCATTGCAGACAGTGCTGCGCACGGCCACCGAGATGGGCTATCAAACCATCCTGGATGCCAAGCGCGGCGATATTGCCAGCACCGCCACCGCATATGCCGACGCCGCCTTTGCCGGGACGCCGATTGGTGGTAAGCCGCTGCCGGTCTGGAATGCCGATTCGCTGACGGTGAATCCCTATTTGGGCCGCGATGCGATTGAGCCGTTCATTCAAACCGCCCGCGCCAGCCAGCGTGGCCTGTTCATCCTCGTGCGAACGAGCAATCCTGGCGCGGGGATGTTCCAAGATTTGGACGTGGATGGGGTGCCGCTGTATCGTCATGTGGGCGAAGCGGTTGCGAAATGGGCCGATGAATCGCTTGGCAGTTGCGGCTACGGCGATTTGGGGGCCGTGGTGGGGGCGACGCATCCGACAGAATTGGCGGAACTGCGTCGGTTGCTGCCGCGCGTCTGGTTCCTGGTGCCGGGCTATGGGTCGCAGGGGGGGGCGGCGGCGGATGTCGCCCCGGCGTTCGACTCGCAGGGGCTGGGGGCAGTCATCAACAGCTCGCGCGGGCTGACGTTCCCGTACAAGCCCGATGATCCCGCGTGGGAATCCGCTATCACGCAAGCGATTGATCGCATGATTGCCGACTTAGCCAATCGGTGA